The Blautia hydrogenotrophica DSM 10507 genome window below encodes:
- a CDS encoding AAA family ATPase translates to MAHVIAVAGKGGVGKTSLCGLLIQYLGQKGKGPILAVDADANSNLNEVLGVEVETTLGEVREEIERSEMDKNTPIPAGMSKADYAEIRFNNALVEDDDFDLLVMGRTQGKGCYCYVNGLLSAQLAKYQNHYPYMVVDNEAGMEHISRGVLPNMQTAILVSDCSRRGVQAVGRIAQLIKECDMRPNQVGLIINRAPGGELNEGTREEIEKQGLNLLGVVPQDETVYEYDCAGKPLVELPEDSPVKKALREIVDNLGL, encoded by the coding sequence ATGGCACATGTAATTGCTGTCGCAGGAAAAGGCGGCGTTGGAAAGACTAGTTTATGTGGTCTTCTGATTCAGTATTTAGGGCAGAAAGGCAAAGGGCCAATTCTTGCTGTGGATGCTGATGCAAACTCCAATTTAAATGAAGTTCTTGGAGTAGAAGTTGAGACGACTCTTGGTGAGGTCCGTGAAGAAATCGAGAGATCGGAGATGGACAAAAACACACCGATACCGGCAGGGATGAGTAAGGCAGATTATGCGGAAATTCGTTTTAACAATGCGTTGGTGGAGGATGATGACTTTGATCTATTGGTGATGGGCAGAACCCAGGGGAAAGGTTGCTACTGTTATGTGAATGGACTTTTGAGTGCCCAGCTTGCCAAGTATCAGAATCATTATCCCTATATGGTAGTGGATAATGAAGCTGGAATGGAGCATATCAGCAGAGGTGTTTTGCCGAATATGCAGACCGCAATTTTAGTCAGTGACTGTTCTAGAAGAGGTGTTCAGGCGGTCGGAAGAATTGCTCAGTTGATTAAAGAATGCGACATGCGTCCGAATCAGGTGGGACTGATTATTAATCGAGCTCCCGGAGGGGAACTCAACGAAGGAACAAGAGAAGAAATTGAAAAACAGGGACTGAATCTCTTAGGGGTAGTTCCGCAGGACGAGACCGTATATGAATATGACTGCGCAGGAAAACCATTGGTGGAATTGCCGGAGGATTCTCCTGTTAAGAAAGCGTTGCGGGAAATTGTAGACAATCTGGGTCTTTAA
- the cooS gene encoding anaerobic carbon-monoxide dehydrogenase catalytic subunit, protein MSEFKLTTVEEFEAATERLLETGAKVGADSWQLRVKNQTPHCKFGESGVCCRICSMGPCRITKKAPRGICGCDVHGIVGRNYLRFTAGGSATHSDHGREIAHTLHEAAADGNYKVKDPEKLLRLAAEFGVETEGRDIYDVAHEVAEAGLMEYGKPFGYQVFTKRAPEHTQEIWDREEIRPRAIDREVSCALHMTHMGCSSKPEALIRQSLRAGLSDGWGGSMMGTEFSDVLFGTPREVETEANLGVMVAENVNIVVHGHDPSLSEMICEYADSKEMIDYAKSMGAQGITVSGVCCTSNEVAMRRGIPMAGNFLQQENVVLTGACEAIVVDVQCIFPALGPLSKCFHTKFITTSPVAQMPDSDFIRFNAKTAGENAKQIVKMAIENFKNRKPELVHIPDMKQKAVVGYSVEQIEKKLDGVTNTHVDETGTMMPLVDCVKAGVLRGAVAMVGCNNPKVRPDAAHIELMKKLIANDIILVVSGCSAQAAAKAGLMDKRAKDLCGAGLKRVCELVDIPPVLHMGSCVDISRMMVLAARIAKDSGWNISQIPLVGCAPEWMSEKAVSIGNYVVGTGIDTYLGVEPYAYGSEEVDGLLKGGLTDWVEACYTVEHDIDKLGDMMIERIEEKRTALGI, encoded by the coding sequence ATGAGTGAATTCAAACTAACTACAGTGGAAGAATTTGAAGCGGCGACTGAGCGATTGCTGGAGACAGGTGCCAAAGTGGGTGCAGACTCCTGGCAATTGCGTGTAAAAAATCAAACTCCACACTGTAAATTTGGTGAGTCTGGTGTCTGCTGTAGAATTTGTTCTATGGGTCCTTGCCGTATCACCAAAAAAGCACCGCGTGGTATCTGCGGATGTGATGTGCATGGTATTGTAGGAAGAAACTATCTTCGCTTTACAGCAGGTGGTTCTGCTACCCATTCTGACCATGGACGTGAGATCGCGCATACTCTGCACGAGGCGGCTGCGGATGGAAACTACAAAGTAAAAGATCCTGAGAAATTGCTGCGTCTGGCGGCAGAGTTCGGTGTTGAGACCGAAGGAAGAGACATCTATGATGTAGCTCATGAGGTGGCAGAAGCTGGTCTGATGGAATATGGTAAACCATTTGGTTATCAGGTATTCACCAAGAGAGCACCAGAACATACACAGGAAATTTGGGACAGAGAGGAAATTCGTCCGCGTGCCATTGACCGTGAGGTATCCTGCGCTCTGCATATGACTCACATGGGATGTTCTTCAAAACCGGAAGCACTGATTCGTCAGTCTCTGAGAGCAGGACTGTCTGACGGTTGGGGTGGTTCTATGATGGGAACGGAGTTCTCTGACGTACTGTTCGGAACTCCAAGAGAAGTTGAGACAGAAGCAAACCTGGGCGTTATGGTTGCTGAGAATGTAAACATTGTAGTTCATGGACATGATCCGTCTCTGTCTGAGATGATCTGTGAATATGCAGACAGCAAAGAGATGATTGATTACGCGAAGTCCATGGGTGCACAGGGAATTACCGTGTCCGGTGTATGCTGTACTTCCAACGAGGTTGCAATGCGTCGTGGTATCCCGATGGCTGGTAACTTTTTACAGCAGGAAAACGTAGTCTTGACAGGAGCTTGTGAGGCAATTGTCGTAGACGTACAGTGTATTTTCCCTGCATTGGGACCGCTGAGCAAATGCTTCCATACTAAATTTATCACAACTTCTCCGGTTGCGCAGATGCCAGATTCCGACTTTATTCGCTTTAATGCGAAGACCGCAGGCGAGAACGCAAAACAGATTGTGAAGATGGCGATTGAGAACTTTAAGAACAGAAAGCCAGAGCTGGTACATATCCCGGATATGAAACAGAAAGCAGTTGTAGGATACTCTGTGGAGCAGATCGAGAAGAAGCTGGACGGTGTTACTAATACTCACGTGGATGAGACTGGTACCATGATGCCTCTGGTTGACTGTGTGAAAGCGGGCGTTCTGCGTGGAGCAGTGGCTATGGTAGGATGTAATAACCCGAAGGTTCGTCCTGACGCTGCACACATTGAACTGATGAAGAAACTGATTGCGAACGATATTATTCTGGTTGTTTCCGGCTGTTCTGCACAGGCTGCTGCCAAAGCTGGTCTGATGGATAAGAGAGCAAAAGATCTGTGCGGTGCTGGTCTGAAGCGTGTCTGCGAATTGGTAGATATTCCGCCTGTACTGCATATGGGATCTTGCGTAGATATCAGCCGTATGATGGTTTTGGCAGCTCGCATCGCGAAGGATTCTGGCTGGAACATTTCACAGATTCCGTTGGTAGGCTGTGCTCCAGAATGGATGTCAGAAAAAGCGGTATCTATCGGTAACTATGTTGTTGGTACCGGTATTGATACTTACCTCGGAGTTGAGCCTTATGCGTATGGTTCCGAGGAAGTTGACGGTCTGTTAAAAGGCGGTTTGACTGACTGGGTAGAGGCATGCTACACAGTAGAGCATGATATCGACAAGCTGGGCGATATGATGATTGAGAGAATCGAGGAGAAGAGAACAGCTCTGGGAATTTAA
- a CDS encoding AAA family ATPase, whose protein sequence is MKIAVTGKGGVGKTTFAATLARLYAAEEKHVLAADVDPDANLGLALGFDEETLDSIVPISRMRKLVEERTQAKPDNSFYLLNPKVDDIPDTYGKTCNGVKLLVLGTVETGGAGCVCPEHVMLKRIINNLVLHRDDVVILDMEAGLEHMGRGTTEGMDQFIVVIEPGARSVQTYKNVKRLASDLGVAQVRVVANKVRNAEDEEFIRNKIPAEDLLGIIHYNTEVMDADRQGKSPYDFSETVTDEIRKIKEKIDRQ, encoded by the coding sequence ATGAAAATTGCAGTAACCGGTAAAGGTGGAGTAGGTAAGACGACATTTGCAGCGACTTTGGCGCGACTGTACGCGGCTGAAGAAAAGCATGTGTTGGCAGCGGACGTAGATCCTGATGCAAATCTAGGCCTGGCTCTTGGATTTGATGAGGAGACTTTAGACAGTATTGTTCCGATCTCCAGAATGAGAAAGCTGGTAGAGGAGAGAACTCAGGCAAAGCCCGACAACAGCTTTTATCTGCTGAATCCGAAGGTAGATGATATTCCGGACACTTACGGAAAGACCTGTAATGGTGTGAAACTGTTAGTGCTGGGGACTGTGGAGACTGGCGGAGCTGGCTGTGTGTGTCCCGAGCATGTGATGCTCAAGAGAATCATCAATAATTTGGTTCTGCACCGGGATGACGTGGTGATTTTGGACATGGAAGCCGGGTTAGAGCATATGGGGCGAGGAACGACAGAGGGAATGGACCAGTTCATCGTGGTGATTGAGCCAGGAGCCAGGAGTGTTCAGACCTATAAGAATGTGAAACGCCTTGCCAGCGATTTGGGAGTGGCTCAGGTGCGCGTTGTAGCCAACAAAGTGCGCAATGCGGAGGATGAAGAGTTCATCCGGAATAAAATTCCAGCGGAAGATCTGCTGGGAATCATTCATTATAATACAGAGGTCATGGATGCGGATAGACAGGGGAAATCCCCTTATGATTTCAGTGAAACCGTAACGGATGAAATTAGAAAAATCAAAGAGAAGATAGATCGTCAGTGA